A stretch of the Kroppenstedtia eburnea genome encodes the following:
- the galE gene encoding UDP-glucose 4-epimerase GalE: MAVLVTGGAGYIGSHTVLHLLEQGEEVVVLDHLGTGHRAAVKAPVFYQGDLRDETLLNRVFQERRIESVIHFAALSLVGASGEDPLTYYDNNVSGTRCLLSAMVAHGVKRLVFSSTAAVYGEPETVPIPETAPLQPTNPYGETKRVIEGMLAWCDRAYGMKSISLRYFNAAGAHPAADVGEDHDPETHLIPIVLQAALGRRESVQVFGDDYPTPDGTCIRDYVHVMDLAEAHGLALERLRQGRPGAVYNLGNGKGFSVREVIRAAERITGRRLQVQTAPRRPGDPAVLVASAEKARAELGWNPRHRDLDEIVASAWKWVQGHPRGYEG, encoded by the coding sequence ATGGCAGTGCTGGTGACCGGGGGAGCCGGTTACATCGGGAGTCATACGGTGCTTCACCTGCTGGAACAGGGAGAAGAGGTGGTGGTCCTCGACCATCTGGGGACAGGTCATCGGGCAGCGGTGAAAGCCCCGGTTTTTTATCAGGGGGATCTGAGGGATGAGACGCTCTTAAACCGGGTCTTTCAGGAGCGCCGGATCGAGTCGGTGATCCATTTTGCCGCCCTCTCCTTGGTGGGGGCCAGCGGGGAGGATCCCCTCACCTATTACGACAACAATGTATCGGGGACCCGCTGTTTGCTGTCGGCCATGGTGGCTCATGGAGTGAAGCGGCTGGTCTTCTCCTCCACCGCCGCCGTCTACGGAGAACCGGAGACGGTTCCGATTCCTGAGACGGCTCCCCTTCAGCCCACCAATCCCTATGGGGAGACCAAAAGGGTGATCGAAGGGATGTTGGCCTGGTGCGATCGGGCTTATGGGATGAAATCCATCTCACTTCGTTATTTCAATGCGGCGGGAGCCCATCCTGCAGCCGATGTGGGGGAAGATCATGATCCGGAGACACACTTGATCCCGATCGTGTTACAAGCGGCTCTGGGGCGGCGGGAATCGGTTCAAGTCTTTGGAGACGATTATCCCACCCCGGATGGCACCTGCATCCGGGACTATGTTCATGTGATGGATCTGGCAGAGGCTCACGGCCTCGCATTGGAACGTCTCAGGCAAGGCCGGCCCGGTGCCGTGTACAATCTGGGAAATGGAAAAGGTTTTTCCGTGCGGGAAGTGATCCGGGCGGCAGAGCGGATCACCGGCCGCCGGCTTCAAGTTCAGACAGCCCCCCGCCGCCCGGGAGATCCCGCCGTCCTGGTGGCATCTGCGGAGAAAGCCCGGGCGGAACTGGGCTGGAATCCCCGTCATCGGGATCTGGATGAGATCGTTGCCAGCGCCTGGAAGTGGGTGCAAGGTCATCCCCGGGGTTATGAAGGTTAG
- a CDS encoding ROK family transcriptional regulator has protein sequence MSQTIQTGSFRWMKSINKSTILNVIRLQGPVSRAEIAKVTRLTPPTVTNIVGELLRDGWVVECELGESTGGRKPILLNINHGAFNVVGVYAGVKIIRVLSADLAGNTGDEQLLAVPSRPTVKTYTDLLTGAVGSVVDRIRGKGIPLLGIGVGMHGLVDPREGVSRFAPNLAFTDLPLRSILEEKFNVSVEVENDVRARAVGESWFGHGRGADPFICVHVGTGVGAGMMYEGRLLHGPSFTAGELGHTVIDPAGPVCGCGNRGCLEAFVSGPATLERARRRLAAGEPSLLRSRVGADGEQLSGPDLTAAAAEGDRLAVEELAETGRCLGIALANLINLLNPRKIILSGGMIAAGAFVLNPLRRTVEERVLSTPAKEVSIVVSELGERAGVIGAFTLVLQKWFEPQQE, from the coding sequence ATGTCACAGACGATCCAGACCGGGAGTTTCCGCTGGATGAAATCGATCAATAAATCGACGATCCTGAATGTGATCCGCCTTCAAGGTCCGGTTTCCCGGGCGGAGATCGCCAAAGTGACACGGCTGACCCCGCCCACGGTGACCAATATTGTGGGTGAGCTGTTGCGGGACGGGTGGGTGGTGGAGTGTGAACTGGGGGAGTCCACCGGCGGTCGTAAACCCATCCTGCTGAACATTAACCACGGGGCCTTCAACGTGGTCGGGGTGTATGCGGGGGTGAAGATCATCCGGGTGTTGTCGGCGGATCTGGCGGGGAACACCGGGGATGAACAGTTGCTGGCGGTTCCCTCCCGTCCGACTGTAAAAACATATACGGATCTGTTGACTGGAGCGGTCGGCTCCGTGGTTGACCGGATCCGGGGGAAAGGGATTCCCCTGTTGGGGATTGGAGTGGGAATGCACGGGCTGGTGGATCCCCGGGAAGGTGTCTCCCGCTTTGCGCCCAATCTCGCTTTCACTGACCTTCCCCTTCGTTCCATTCTGGAGGAGAAATTCAATGTTTCCGTGGAAGTGGAAAATGATGTCCGTGCCCGGGCGGTGGGGGAGAGCTGGTTTGGACACGGCCGGGGGGCGGATCCCTTCATCTGTGTTCATGTGGGGACCGGGGTGGGGGCCGGGATGATGTATGAAGGTCGCCTGTTGCACGGTCCCAGCTTCACCGCCGGAGAGTTGGGGCATACGGTGATCGATCCGGCCGGACCGGTGTGTGGGTGCGGAAACCGGGGCTGTTTGGAGGCTTTCGTTTCCGGTCCGGCCACCCTGGAGAGAGCCCGTAGGCGTCTGGCGGCGGGGGAACCCTCCCTGTTGCGGAGCCGGGTGGGAGCCGATGGAGAGCAACTCTCCGGTCCGGATCTGACTGCGGCGGCGGCGGAAGGGGATCGGTTGGCTGTGGAAGAGCTGGCCGAAACCGGACGCTGTTTGGGCATTGCCCTGGCCAATCTGATCAATCTTCTGAATCCGCGAAAAATTATCCTGAGCGGAGGAATGATTGCCGCCGGCGCCTTTGTCCTGAACCCGCTGCGGAGGACGGTGGAGGAGAGGGTTTTGTCCACACCTGCCAAGGAAGTCTCCATTGTTGTCTCCGAGCTGGGGGAGCGGGCGGGGGTGATCGGGGCTTTCACCCTCGTCCTGCAAAAATGGTTTGAACCCCAACAGGAATAA